In Silene latifolia isolate original U9 population chromosome 3, ASM4854445v1, whole genome shotgun sequence, a single window of DNA contains:
- the LOC141649857 gene encoding protein FAR1-RELATED SEQUENCE 5-like, producing the protein MLALAVEAKYVHFYEIDSESKELTHIFMAHPQAIKLFRAYPYVVLMDSTYKTIYKNPLIEMVGVTPTGSSFLIACSMIPTESDVNYKWLLRTLDAILDATGVASPAVFVTDRELGLISALEQVFPRAKHLLCRWHVNKAVNAKALTSYKTESMRKHVISNEEDGWFKVINAVIEESFQRAWQCFQRKWPKMEDYVRTTWGQHAGK; encoded by the coding sequence ATGTTGGCTCTAGCGGTGGAAGCGAAATACGTCCACTTCTACGAGATTGATTCCGAGTCAAAAGAGTTGACTCACATTTTCATGGCTCATCCTCAAGCGATTAAGTTGTTCCGGGCTTATCCTTATGTCGTCCTCATGGATTCGACTTATAAAACCATTTATAAGAATCCACTCATTGAGATGGTTGGTGTGACACCCACGGGATCTTCCTTCTTAATTGCATGTTCGATGATTCCTACCGAGTCTGACGTGAATTACAAGTGGCTGTTGAGAACGTTAGATGCGATTTTAGATGCCACCGGAGTAGCGTCCCCTGCTGTATTTGTCACCGACCGGGAATTGGGTTTGATCAGCGCTCTTGAGCAAGTATTTCCCCGGGCTAAGCATTTGTTGTGTAGATGGCATGTGAACAAAGCCGTCAATGCAAAAGCCTTGACATCATACAAAACTGAAAGTATGAGGAAACATGTCATCTCAAATGAAGAAGACGGTTGGTTTAAGGTGATCAATGCAGTTATCGAGGAATCGTTTCAGCGTGCTTGGCAGTGTTTCCAACGTAAGTGGCCGAAAATGGAGGATTATGTACGGACAACTTGGGGTCAACACGCAGGGAAGTAA
- the LOC141649855 gene encoding uncharacterized protein LOC141649855, translating into MPEQINNSDSYEYYDDPLYLSSFDQPFSQLTASLFDGSDFLSWKQDILMALAAKNKDGFINGVLVTSATTDKKYHQHIRCDLMVLKWILNSIDKPLRDNLKYIKTAKGLWDEIMERYGQSNFIEIYQLTQELNATSQSNSSLIEYYSKVKHLWETLDSLDPVPNCSWGTLAACTCTLLKRMHARDQHAKFIKFLMGLNAGYDIVQRQKQLTDAVANISDITAYASYKASDAPFTKKPDSQVACSSTNQYCSRCDMNNHSLENCFWVNKCPSCGKLGHSGDKCFLVVGFPKKNTKGKGNMPFTKGGNNTKRSSNAVDVLEDHSPIDDNNGDAAANITQSVSFDSSVIDGLVTSVVDQVLKRISDSNQGISSSNFSDHMTYNVKLLTDITKLVPPVIIGLPDGTSKTVTISGTVQLISAITLKNVLLIPDFKQNLLSVSKLIDCNSLSAVFLSQRCLFQDPLSKKCIATGKRIGDLYRFQDTVTQSLIKHIAAVVTIFIHNSSVNSNLRLCYKATQSVSLLLFRV; encoded by the exons ATGCCTGAACAAATCAACAATTCAGATTCTTATGAATATTACGATGACCCCCTTTACCTTTCATCATTTGACCAACCTTTTTCTCAGCTTACTGCATCATTGTTTGATGGTTCTGATTTCCTTAGCTGGAAACAGGACATCCTCATGGCTTTGGCCGCTAAAAACAAAGACGGGTTCATAAATGGAGTCCTGGTCACGTCTGCAACAACAGACAAGAAGTATCATCAGCATATCCGGTGTGATCTCATGGTGCTTAAATGGATTCTCAACTCCATTGACAAGCCTCTTCGTGATAATTTGAAGTACATTAAGACTGCCAAAGGATTATGGGATGAGATAATGGAAAGGTATGGTCAGTCAAACTTCATTGAAATCTATCAACTAACGCAAGAATTGAATGCCACATCTCAGTCAAATTCATCTCTTATTGAATATTATAGCAAGGTGAAACACTTATGGGAGACCTTGGACAGTTTGGACCCTGTACCAAATTGTTCTTGGGGCACACTTGCAGCTTGTACATGTACTCTTCTCAAAAGAATGCATGCTCGTGATCAACATGCTAAGTTTATCAAGTTCTTGATGGGTCTTAATGCTGGGTATGATATTGTTC AAAGGCAGAAACAGCTTACTGATGCTGTTGCCAATATCTCTGACATTACTGCTTATGCCAGCTACAAAGCTTCAGATGCCCCTTTTACCAAGAAACCAGACAGTCAGGTGGCCTGTTCATCTACTAATCAATATTGCAGTCGCTGTGATATGAATAATCACAGTCTTGAGAATTGCTTCTGGGTTAATAAGTGTCCTTCATGTGGGAAACTTGGTCATTCTGGTGATAAATGTTTCTTGGTTGTTGGTTTTCCTAAAAAGAACACTAAGGGCAAAGGAAATATGCCTTTTACCAAGGGAGGCAACAATACTAAAAGGTCTTCTAATGCAGTTGATGTCTTAGAAGATCATTCCCCTATTGATGATAACAATGGTGATGCTGCAGCAAACATTACTCAGTCGGTTTCATTTGACTCATCTGTGATTGATGGCTTGGTGACTTCTGTGGTGGACCAAGTCTTGAAACGTATTTCTGATTCCAATCAAGGGATTTCTTCATCTAATTTTTCAG ACCACATGACATATAATGTTAAGCTTTTGACTGATATTACTAAGTTAGTACCTCCTGTTATCATTGGTCTACCTGATGGCACAAGTAAAACTGTCACAATATCTGGTACTGTGCAGTTGATATCTGCTATAACACTTAAGAATGTTCTGCTAATTCCTGATTTTAAACAAAACTTATTGTCAGTTAGTAAATTGATTGACTGTAATTCTTTGTCTGCTGTGTTTTTGTCTCAACGTTGCTTATTTCAGGACCCTTTAAGTAAAAAGTGTATTGCTACAGGAAAACGAATAGGAGACTTGTATAGGTTTCAAGATACTGTCACTCAAAGCTTAATAAAGCATATTGCTGCTGTAGTTACTATTTTCATTCATAATTCTTCTGTTAATTCCAACTTAAGGCTGTGTTATAAAGCAACTCAGTCTGTATCATTgttactgttccgggtgtaa
- the LOC141649856 gene encoding expansin-like A2, with amino-acid sequence MSLVVYFTFILFSIVSACDECVLSKAAIYTKPTSLSSGTCGYGSLALKLNGGHVAAGVPSLYKDGAGCGACYQIRCKDSDMCSKRGIKVVLTDINKNNKTDFLLSSRALKAMALPGKDIHALKIGALDVEYKRVPCDYKGRNLAIRIEESSKNPDYLVIQILFQGGQTEIVAVDVAKVGSSNWTFMTRKYGAIWETKKAPSNGPLQFKFVVTSGFEGKNIWAKNVVPANWKPGVIYDTKVQINDIALQGCTPCADTQWNSPCFLGL; translated from the exons ATGTCTCTTGTTGTTTACTTCACTTTCATTCTCTTCTCTATTGTATCTGCTTGTGATGAGTGTGTCCTATCTAAAGCAGCTATCTATACTAAACCTACTTCTCTTTCAT CTGGAACATGTGGGTATGGCTCATTAGCTTTGAAGCTAAATGGTGGACACGTGGCAGCTGGTGTTCCTTCACTATACAAAGATGGTGCTGGTTGTGGTGCTTGCTATCAG ATAAGATGCAAGGACAGTGATATGTGCAGTAAAAGAGGGATTAAGGTTGTCTTAACTGACATTAACAAGAATAATAAGACAGATTTTTTGTTAAGCAGCAGAGCCTTAAAGGCCATGGCCTTACCTGGCAAGGATATACATGCTCTAAAGATTGGAGCTTTAGATGTGGAATATAAAAG GGTACCTTGTGATTATAAAGGTCGAAACTTGGCTATACGCATCGAAGAGTCCAGCAAAAATCCTGATTATCTTGTCATCCAAATTCTGTTTCAAGGTGGTCAAACGGAAATTGTAGCAGTTGATGTTGCCAAG GTGGGTTCATCAAATTGGACATTCATGACACGAAAATATGGAGCAATATGGGAAACCAAGAAGGCTCCAAGTAATGGGCCATTGCAGTTTAAATTTGTTGTAACATCGGGCTTTGAAGGCAAAAATATTTGGGCCAAAAATGTGGTACCAGCAAACTGGAAGCCTGGAGTTATATATGATACCAAAGTCCAAATTAATGATATTGCATTGCAAGGTTGCACTCCTTGTGCTGATACACAATGGAATAGTCCTTGTTTTTTAGGCCTTTGA